aatcatatttttatttataattcatCTACTAGTCATAACCACAATTCATACTTTATAATTGTATGAAGCACCTGCTTATCTCATTTATGAATGCACTTCACTATGTAATTAAATCACTGgtgtctatctcacccttcattTCTGTGAGGATTTTATGGTTAACAATGATTCTTTCTCATCATTCCATTTCCTTCTTATTGATGAATGAAATGTGTAGGTTACACCTCAGATTGCATTATATGATATGCAAACTTCCAACATGATTTCTATTTACACATCAATTCCTTTATATGTATCTGAAACGAGCAGAGAAATGCTTAGATGAAATTGAACGTTTTTATTGAATTACATTTTTATAAATTGGAAATTGAACTTATAATACTTTGTTTACTTGAAGTAGAAAACGGTATCCATTGGTCTTATTGGCATCACAGAAGCACTTTATCTTTCCACAGCTGATGTTTAATAAGAATCTATAACTAGCAATCTTATGGTTCATGATAACCTAAATGCAGGAGATTACATCCTGCTATTTATTTGATTGCTCTGGCGTACCGGACATTAGATCTTGAACATGCAAAAAGGAGCCAAAGGAAAATTAAGGATTTTTTTGAGCCTTATTATTTTAGCATTCGCCGATGGTGGCAGCAGATGACATAATTGGATATAATTTGAAGTTCCAGTAAAGGAGAAACTATTTCATTTTTGAGACGACGATCAGGGTATTGAATCCCTCTTTCTCCTTTGCTCTGTGATTGAAACTAACCTTATTCTTTGAGCCATttcttttttctaaaatcatgaTAATGCAAGCAACTTTTCTGAAAGTGCATGTAATGTTGAACAGGTTCAACTAAGCATATCCTTCGTGGGATTGCATTGATAGTGAGTTGGGTTACAGAAATAGCCTGAAGAAACATGGAAATTTTGAAGCATTTATATTGCTTTCTTGCCAACTGCTATAGTTGGGGGTGTTTCAAGCTCGTCTTATGCACAGTGACATGTCATATCTGATTTCGTCCAGCATTCCAAATAGTTTGGAGCAAACACAACTTGATACGACAAATGCAATACAGATCATTGGCCACTATATCTGCTAGACGGTTCCAAGAACTCTCATGCTATGGGTTTATCGCAAAGCTGCCGAATGAGGGTAGTGGAGTTTAGCATTGGAAGGTACATGCGCCCTTGGTAATTTAAATAACTGTTGTATATATTCATCCAGTAATGGAGTAATAATGTGGCAATCATAGTATCACTTTATTGGAATAAAAATTGTCATTTCATAATTGGATTGACTTAACGGTCTTGGTTGGAGGATAAAATGATAGAATATGAAAACTTTGCGGATATTTTGACAATCTAATAACCCCGGGAGTATTTTGAAAAGGTAAGTAAATTTTGGGATGGTtgatcaaaaaatatatatatttgttatgtAGGATAAGAAAATGTCGTTATTTTACATGCTTTTTATTCCATTAATCTTGTGTACTAATTTCCTCGCAAACTACGGAAATATTTATTCAGGCAAAAAAAGATATGTTAAATGTAAcctattctttttaaaatttatctaataattcGTCATGCAACGTTAGTTAtatttacttctttttttttgaaaatgtgaaTATGTTTGAGAAAATATGTTATGGACGTCAGATTAAATGTATTTATTAACCCTTTTAAATAAATGATTTAGATACATATAAAAGGGAGACCAAGTAAATTTGAACCTTCCGCACATTGATGAGAGCCTAATCAAATCAACCAAGGCCCGGCCCCGATATATTGCTTCATCGGAGCCGTTCCTACGCATCGCCCACAGTTTTTTAACGGCACAcgtctcttctccttctcttgcaTCCGCTCTTCTTATCCCTCGCCCAACCTACGCTTTTCTCTTTCCTACCAAATTCTACTCTCCTTGCCGACAGATCGGCTTTGATTCGAtccaaaagaaaaaaggaaaaaagagctGCGAAGAAGAGATCGGCGATGGGGGGCGGTAATGGCCAGAAGTCGAAGGCAGCCCGCGAGAAGAACATGGAGAAGAATAAGCCTACCAAGGGTAACTCCAGATCCGTGTTGTTTGTCGCCTGaggatttgatttatttttatccTTCATCATTTTTGTTTCGTTGGGCAGGGAGTCAGCTGGAATCGAACAAAAAGTCTATGACCATCCAGGTTTGCttcctttgcttgtatttttCTATTgtcgctcttctttttctttagatTGTCTTTGTCTCATTCGATTTCTGGTTGGAGTATGGAGGATTTGGGATATAGTTGGAGGGAATTCCTTGGTTTTTGATTCTGAATTAGATTAAGTGGATGCGTATTTGGAAGCTTGTGGACTATCCATGACAAAATTGTGCAAATTCGCTGTCAGTTTCGTATGGAGTGTTTAATCAATGTTTTTCCTGAGACGGTAATTTAAATGTGTAGCATGGATCTTCCGTAGATATTAGCCTTGCTTATAGTTCAATATCTAAGGATCCGTGTATCCGACCCCAAGTAGTTGGGAATAACTgtgtttgttgttgttgttgttgttgttgtcatatAATTGTTGAATGCATTTTGTTTATGATGCAACCTCTAAGCTTTTTATAAACCTGAAATTTATGAAAGTTAGCTTTAATTGTTAGCAGCAGCTACAATATTCGTATTAAGTTCTATTGCAAATTTCATTTATTGTGTAATAATTAATCTAGTAAGTAATATCAGTATAAGCTACAACTAGTACTTGATCCATTGTTTTGTACAAGTCGTTCATGCGGTCGCTTATGCACTACCATATTCTTATCACTTCAATCTTCAATTTGGGCATCTTGACCAAACTAGTTGCTAGTACATTAATACTCTCCAACTTATTGTTTTTAGAAAAAGAGAGGTTACTTATTTACTGTATGTTTGTTACAATCGCAAAGAGTCAATATATCTAAAGGGAAGATAGGTGTAAAGCACCGGTTAAAGATTCATCAAACTCCATGCTTCTATCATTTTTTCCGAAAAATCACTTGCAATATATGCATATGTTTGGTAACCTTTGTGTTTGTCTTGTCCAACCAAATTCGTGTTTGCTAAACGACTACTTATCCTAGCTTATGTGACTACTGCAATGTAACTTGGATACAACTCCTTTACACATCCCTTTTAAAATGATTTGTGGCATgccatttttttcttaaaatcaaaGATGAAgctaatgttttttttaaacaaaaaaaaaatgcaccCTTGTTTTGCTTGTTTTAAGATGCAGTGTAGTTACTACCATATTTCTTGAAGCAATGCTCAGTGTTTGGACATCAACAATGTCGAAGTCCTTTCACCTACTGCTATCTGTGAATTAGTTTCTTATTTCATTATCAACCATTTAAGTAGAAGtctcattatttattatttaataagcTGATGGTGTTCTTTTTCTAACTATACGCTTGTTGATGTGAATCCAGTGCAAGGTATGCATGCAGACTTTTATGTGTACTACGTCAGAAGTCAAGTGTAGAGAGCACGCTGAAGCAAAGCATCCCAAGAATGATATCTATCAGTGCTTCCCCCACCTTAAGCAGTAGTAATGCAAGACTcaaagtaaacaaaagaaattCAAATTAGTTATGGGAGAAAAAATATTGATGGTATGGGTAATATGGCTATAATTTGGTCTACTTGTATGCCTGTCAACTTGATGTTAAATTCACGTCTCTTAAGTGTGTCGAACTGTTTAAGAAAATGAACATGCTTCTGGCAATGGTTCCTGTTATTGTGCTTGTGCAGcccctcttggtatttatgttcaATTCAACCACCTTCCGTTCTGATTCACTCTTAAGTTTTATTTGAACTTTTTTCGAGTTCCTTTTAAGAGCAAAATGCAAGCAATTGCAAAACTTGAATATGTagattccttttaatttaattttctggGGGTTCAAGTTCTTGATTTGCAAACAAGGCAAAATCAACATCATATTTCTGGGCTTCAAAGCCGATGGACGGAAGCTTGGCCCAGCCCAAAACCCGATACATGGATTAAGCCGACAAGGGCACACTATATATATTCCACGCTAACTAAGGACGCAGTAAACCGCACTTGAAACCTTCGATCGTCGGCTAGGGTTTTGCCTTGAGTTCGCCATGTTCAACATGCCGCGGCGCCCGGACAAGGCCACGGCCTACAAGCAGCTAAGGACTCACCTAGCCTTCATGGGCGCCTGGGTCTCCGTCATCCGCCTCGCCCCGTATGTCCTCCACTTCCTGACCAAGGAGAAGGAGGAGCTCAAGCTCGAGCTTTGATGGATCTTTTTATTTCCAGGTTCTTGCTTTCTTAGCCTTATCTGCCCATCTTTTAGATTTGTGAAATTTCTTGTTTGATAGTGATCATAGAGAAT
This genomic stretch from Zingiber officinale cultivar Zhangliang chromosome 7A, Zo_v1.1, whole genome shotgun sequence harbors:
- the LOC122002051 gene encoding uncharacterized protein At2g23090-like; the encoded protein is MGGGNGQKSKAAREKNMEKNKPTKGSQLESNKKSMTIQCKVCMQTFMCTTSEVKCREHAEAKHPKNDIYQCFPHLKQ